The Pseudomonas eucalypticola genome has a window encoding:
- a CDS encoding DUF934 domain-containing protein, which produces MQRIIKNNAVVDETWHLLPKDATLDGISNCDDLIVPLALWREHGHALQARDGGLGVWLDSDEEAEEIGADVDKFQVIALNFPAFTDGRNYSNARLLRDRYQFKGELRAIGDVLRDQLFYLHRCGFDAFALRADKDPYEALESLKDFSVTYQAATDEPLPLFRRR; this is translated from the coding sequence ATGCAGCGAATCATTAAGAACAACGCAGTGGTCGACGAAACCTGGCACCTGCTGCCCAAGGACGCGACCCTGGACGGCATCAGCAACTGCGACGACCTGATCGTGCCGCTGGCCCTGTGGCGCGAGCACGGCCATGCCCTGCAAGCCCGCGACGGCGGCCTGGGCGTGTGGCTGGACAGCGACGAGGAAGCCGAGGAAATCGGCGCCGACGTCGACAAGTTCCAGGTCATCGCCCTGAACTTCCCGGCGTTCACCGATGGGCGCAATTACTCCAATGCGCGCCTGCTGCGTGACCGCTACCAGTTCAAAGGCGAACTTCGGGCCATTGGTGATGTGCTGCGCGACCAGTTGTTCTACCTGCACCGTTGCGGTTTCGATGCCTTCGCCCTGCGCGCTGACAAAGACCCGTACGAAGCGCTGGAAAGCCTCAAGGACTTCTCGGTGACCTACCAGGCCGCCACTGACGAACCGCTGCCGCTGTTCCGTCGTCGCTGA
- a CDS encoding nitrite/sulfite reductase, giving the protein MYVYDEYDQRIIEDRVKQFRDQTRRYLAGELSEEEFRPLRLQNGLYIQRFAPMLRVAVPYGQLTSRQTRMMAKIARDYDKGYAHISTRQNVQFNWPAVEDIPDILAELATVQMHAIQTSGNCLRNVTTDQFAGVAADEVIDPRPWCEIVRQWTTFHPEFAYLPRKFKIAVNGASTDRAAIEVHDIGLEPVHNAAGELGFRVLVGGGLGRTPVVGSFINEFLPWQDLLSYLDAILRVYNRYGRRDNKYKARIKILVKALTPEVFAQKVDAEMEHLRGGSTTLTEAELHRVAKHFVDPDYKALPDFSAELSALDAEHPGFARWRTRNTLAHKKPGYVAVTLSLKPTGVAPGDLTDKQLDAVADLADRYSFGQLRTSHEQNIILADVEQSRLHALWLELREGGFATPNIGLLTDIICCPGGDFCSLANAKSIPIAESIQRRFDDLDYLFDIGELDLNISGCMNACGHHHVGHIGILGVDKKGEEFYQVSLGGSASRDASLGKILGPSFAQEAMPDVISKLIDVYVEQRTEDERFIDTYQRIGIEPFKERVYAANH; this is encoded by the coding sequence ATGTACGTTTACGACGAGTACGATCAACGGATCATCGAGGACCGCGTCAAGCAGTTCCGTGACCAGACCCGACGCTACCTGGCCGGGGAGCTCAGCGAAGAAGAGTTCCGCCCGCTGCGCCTGCAGAATGGCCTCTACATCCAACGCTTCGCGCCCATGCTGCGGGTGGCCGTGCCATACGGCCAGTTGACCTCGCGCCAGACGCGCATGATGGCCAAGATCGCCCGCGACTACGACAAGGGCTATGCCCACATCAGTACTCGCCAGAACGTGCAGTTCAACTGGCCGGCGGTCGAAGATATTCCTGACATCCTGGCCGAACTGGCCACGGTGCAGATGCACGCCATCCAGACCAGCGGCAACTGCCTGCGCAACGTGACCACCGACCAGTTCGCCGGTGTTGCTGCCGATGAAGTGATCGACCCGCGCCCCTGGTGCGAAATCGTGCGTCAGTGGACCACCTTCCACCCCGAGTTCGCCTACCTGCCGCGCAAGTTCAAGATCGCCGTGAACGGTGCCAGCACCGACCGCGCCGCCATCGAAGTGCATGACATCGGCCTGGAGCCGGTGCACAACGCTGCTGGTGAGCTGGGCTTCCGCGTGCTGGTGGGTGGCGGCCTGGGCCGTACCCCGGTGGTGGGCTCGTTCATCAACGAATTTCTGCCGTGGCAAGACCTGCTCAGCTACCTGGACGCCATCCTGCGGGTGTACAACCGCTATGGCCGTCGGGACAACAAGTACAAGGCGCGCATCAAGATCCTGGTCAAGGCCCTCACCCCTGAGGTGTTCGCCCAGAAGGTCGATGCCGAGATGGAACACCTGCGCGGCGGCAGCACCACGCTGACCGAAGCCGAGCTGCACCGCGTGGCCAAGCACTTCGTCGACCCGGACTACAAGGCCCTGCCGGACTTCAGCGCCGAGCTGAGCGCCCTGGACGCCGAGCACCCGGGCTTCGCCCGCTGGCGCACGCGCAACACCCTGGCCCACAAGAAGCCGGGCTACGTGGCAGTGACCCTGTCGCTCAAGCCCACGGGCGTTGCCCCGGGCGACCTGACCGACAAGCAACTGGACGCCGTCGCCGACCTGGCCGACCGCTACAGCTTTGGCCAGCTGCGCACGTCCCACGAGCAGAACATCATCCTGGCCGACGTCGAGCAGAGCCGCCTGCATGCCTTGTGGCTGGAACTGCGCGAAGGTGGTTTCGCCACGCCGAACATCGGCCTGCTCACCGACATCATCTGCTGCCCGGGCGGTGATTTCTGCTCCCTGGCCAACGCCAAGTCGATCCCGATCGCCGAATCCATCCAGCGCCGCTTCGACGACCTGGACTATCTGTTCGACATCGGCGAGCTGGACCTGAACATTTCCGGCTGCATGAACGCCTGTGGCCACCACCACGTGGGCCACATCGGCATCCTGGGCGTGGACAAGAAAGGCGAAGAGTTCTACCAGGTGTCCCTGGGTGGCAGCGCCAGCCGCGACGCCAGCCTGGGCAAGATCCTGGGCCCCTCCTTCGCCCAGGAAGCCATGCCTGACGTGATCAGCAAGCTGATCGACGTGTACGTGGAACAACGCACCGAAGATGAACGTTTCATCGACACCTACCAGCGTATCGGTATCGAGCCCTTCAAGGAGCGCGTCTATGCAGCGAATCATTAA
- a CDS encoding DUF2970 domain-containing protein, which yields MPTTKPPTLWQMLHSIIAAAFGVQSQKNRERDFTHGKPAHFISLGIVCTVVFALGLFALVKLVVHLAGV from the coding sequence ATGCCCACGACCAAGCCCCCTACCCTCTGGCAAATGCTGCACAGCATCATTGCTGCCGCTTTCGGCGTGCAGAGCCAGAAGAACCGCGAACGCGACTTTACCCACGGCAAACCAGCGCATTTCATTTCGCTGGGCATCGTGTGCACGGTGGTGTTTGCACTAGGGCTGTTTGCACTGGTGAAACTGGTGGTACACCTGGCCGGGGTGTAA
- a CDS encoding dermonecrotic toxin domain-containing protein, which translates to MLTTSYSVAAYPEAQHTGLLADNLPGWLRQASPALSQAYWHWAAASLRSSAAVQALLGRVQAPHAFAEDHLVKALAQRFNRTVAVRESELVWLHHTPGLPNLTDRQRTQVTRHNLLQAAMANFAPQHLQATGFGVGSVILPKGRFNERGPLWPPHAYDEADRLGIEPVAFARACRELDLGAAYQQHLLDTLGPAVPDATNEEQTWRVRTLEQHLHAELQVNARAAHLRGQLSDDALQCLIGTAQATWAGRPVEWGRLRILVTRHHDGFALQPMLVLRQAGAAPARCLVYCAGEGPMALREYTDWPALCEDWRQGLLDAQACARLERYVGHGQQAEFARRLLDTLRPSGWFGGDRAVDPAADLGLRWTASSGPVAQQLRRQWLEKSLGDGATWVVPTAEQDRQAHAALMARLEATGMDLATLAALFVPGLGLAMAAVGAVQLLRETYLGVDDWRHGQRDEALGHFASVACNLGFMAVTAGAERLGQPSAFVEGMLPVVTPAGEQRLIALDLQALAVAEGPPPGTPINAKGHYVHAGQAYLRLDGRWYLHASEQGADWIRPSQAGVDWKVAVRHNGQGGWRGAHEDPGHWSNEQLMRRFGPALEPIDTPVLEGLRQAIGLSREQLVRLHLDNRPLPCEAQAGLEYLGLAPARQPGSMGGRSLGQQFSGLPAASAEAIAAGARRGERRVLGAGRVPLRLAEQAHLAQREARLNEALLDLWRATPGSRVANRLLEAGARRMPGWPADLKLTPDEVPADTDIAEQLWQRLSPAQQDATGCSDHADLRRQVFERLAADRGLAAQAIGQARVLPWLRPPVRQANGLLGYPLSGRGGQGIRGRLRLLYPTLDELHLEELEAGLGDHPHRNMLRLEAEFGRLTATLEQWRRALVDVADDVDGARLQDRVSAVDMIRCAWQRDTHRAEGPEWEGMGYVLDLSDLELGDLPALDADFSHIDLLLLDNVGLQADPSPFLQAFTHLRALELRANQLTAVPAAVAQLPWLGRLHLDHNLLQASDTLFAPLTGLQHLRYLALSDNPMTLSPAAMQDLGGLGSLRQLYLDNVAQGLSAADVGQLARLTQLRLLSLRDNGALIDRQGVLALGQLPHLETLRLAANSVAPGVTFDGFAALRELDLEGCELEQWPEGLSALMNRAPLRLEWVSLLDNPLVELPPLAHLMFFRAPRALGMQPLDIDQGELSNGALQRLLDAGIEPHLEEPVVAAGVPPVHWRQGLDAELANTLRELQALPAAGDFLLALDRLASSPTTLPGRLAARLRIHSLLRAISVPADAVADAGLTHLREMLFAVADDALNTCGDGITLVFNRWETHVLFYQASTAVQEGPQAMAPVVAMARGIMQGELLDERTMAVVRRRQARRAVLFPQAGGRLVFEWEVEALTPDQAAAAPALDPLDDLADRELMASPDEAELRLLLRHTLAMRLGLPLLPAPMLYGELASEQMMLRMAAWVEQQATPQRLEDWLVNEPAWRDLLRRRSPAPFERLQAHWYSGQEYLFELSRPQPDIQPLAADVLAAIRGEPVAGHEPVTPDLQLSEADQEAARQRLGAAERAAFDALVRTMTREFL; encoded by the coding sequence ATGCTCACTACTTCATACTCTGTTGCCGCCTACCCCGAGGCGCAGCACACCGGCTTGTTGGCCGATAACTTGCCGGGCTGGCTACGCCAGGCTTCACCCGCGCTCAGCCAGGCCTATTGGCACTGGGCAGCGGCCAGCTTGCGCAGCAGCGCTGCGGTGCAGGCGTTGCTGGGCCGGGTCCAGGCGCCCCATGCTTTCGCCGAAGACCACTTGGTCAAGGCGCTGGCGCAGCGCTTCAACCGCACCGTGGCGGTGCGTGAAAGCGAATTGGTCTGGTTGCACCACACGCCCGGTCTGCCCAACCTGACGGATCGCCAGCGCACTCAAGTCACACGGCACAATCTGTTGCAGGCGGCCATGGCCAACTTTGCTCCGCAACACCTGCAGGCCACCGGTTTTGGCGTTGGCTCGGTGATCCTCCCCAAGGGCCGCTTCAACGAGCGTGGGCCCTTGTGGCCACCCCATGCCTACGATGAGGCGGACCGCCTGGGGATCGAACCGGTGGCGTTCGCCCGTGCATGTCGCGAGCTGGACCTGGGCGCGGCCTACCAGCAGCATTTGCTCGATACCCTGGGGCCCGCGGTCCCGGATGCCACCAACGAGGAGCAAACCTGGCGGGTCCGTACCCTTGAACAGCACTTGCATGCCGAATTGCAGGTGAACGCCCGCGCCGCTCACCTGCGCGGGCAATTGAGCGACGACGCCTTGCAGTGCCTGATCGGCACGGCGCAGGCCACCTGGGCGGGGCGGCCGGTGGAGTGGGGGCGCCTGCGAATCCTGGTCACCCGGCACCATGACGGCTTTGCCTTGCAACCGATGCTGGTGTTGCGCCAGGCAGGCGCAGCACCCGCCCGCTGCCTGGTCTACTGCGCCGGGGAGGGGCCAATGGCACTGCGCGAATATACGGATTGGCCAGCCCTGTGCGAGGACTGGCGTCAGGGCTTGCTCGACGCCCAGGCGTGCGCGCGGCTGGAGCGCTACGTCGGCCACGGCCAGCAGGCTGAATTCGCCCGTCGCCTGTTGGACACCCTGCGCCCCAGTGGCTGGTTTGGCGGCGACCGTGCCGTCGACCCGGCGGCCGACCTGGGCCTGCGCTGGACCGCCAGCAGTGGGCCGGTGGCGCAGCAGCTGCGCCGGCAATGGCTGGAAAAAAGCCTGGGCGATGGTGCGACCTGGGTGGTGCCAACGGCCGAACAAGACCGCCAGGCCCATGCCGCGCTGATGGCACGGTTGGAGGCCACCGGCATGGACCTGGCCACGCTGGCTGCCCTGTTCGTGCCAGGCCTGGGCCTGGCGATGGCTGCCGTGGGCGCGGTGCAACTGCTGCGCGAGACCTACCTGGGGGTGGACGACTGGCGCCACGGGCAGCGCGACGAAGCCCTGGGGCACTTCGCCAGTGTGGCCTGCAACCTGGGTTTCATGGCCGTGACGGCGGGCGCCGAGCGGCTGGGGCAACCCTCGGCGTTCGTCGAAGGCATGCTGCCGGTGGTGACGCCGGCAGGTGAGCAGCGGTTGATCGCCCTTGACCTGCAGGCCCTGGCGGTTGCCGAGGGTCCCCCTCCAGGCACGCCCATCAATGCCAAGGGGCATTATGTTCACGCGGGCCAGGCATACCTGCGCCTGGACGGGCGCTGGTACCTGCACGCCAGCGAACAAGGGGCGGACTGGATACGCCCGTCGCAAGCGGGTGTGGACTGGAAAGTCGCCGTACGCCACAACGGCCAGGGTGGCTGGCGTGGCGCGCACGAAGACCCCGGCCACTGGAGCAACGAACAATTGATGCGGCGTTTCGGCCCTGCGTTGGAACCTATCGATACCCCGGTGCTGGAGGGCCTGCGCCAGGCCATCGGCCTGAGCCGTGAACAGCTGGTGCGCCTACACTTGGACAACCGGCCGCTGCCCTGTGAAGCTCAGGCAGGGCTGGAATACCTGGGACTGGCCCCAGCCCGCCAGCCGGGCAGCATGGGCGGCCGCAGCCTGGGGCAGCAGTTCAGCGGGTTACCTGCCGCCAGCGCCGAGGCCATCGCTGCTGGGGCCCGGCGCGGTGAGCGCCGTGTTCTGGGCGCAGGCCGTGTGCCCTTGCGCCTGGCCGAACAGGCTCACTTGGCGCAGCGTGAAGCGCGGCTGAACGAAGCGTTGCTGGATCTATGGCGCGCCACCCCCGGCAGCCGCGTCGCTAACCGCTTGCTGGAGGCCGGTGCCCGGCGTATGCCAGGCTGGCCTGCCGACCTGAAGCTAACGCCCGATGAGGTCCCGGCTGACACGGACATCGCCGAGCAGCTGTGGCAACGACTGTCACCGGCGCAGCAGGATGCGACAGGTTGCAGCGACCACGCCGACCTGCGTCGCCAGGTGTTCGAGCGCCTGGCCGCAGACCGTGGCCTGGCCGCCCAGGCCATTGGCCAGGCGCGCGTGCTGCCCTGGCTGCGGCCACCTGTGCGCCAAGCCAACGGCCTGCTCGGCTACCCCTTGAGCGGGCGTGGGGGCCAGGGCATCCGCGGCCGCCTGCGGCTGCTGTACCCAACGCTCGATGAGCTGCACCTTGAGGAGCTGGAAGCAGGCCTGGGGGACCACCCTCATCGCAACATGCTGCGCCTGGAGGCCGAATTCGGCCGGCTGACCGCGACCCTTGAGCAGTGGCGCCGGGCGTTGGTGGACGTTGCCGATGACGTCGACGGTGCCCGCCTGCAGGACCGCGTCAGCGCCGTCGACATGATTCGCTGCGCCTGGCAGCGCGACACGCACCGGGCAGAGGGGCCGGAATGGGAAGGCATGGGCTATGTGCTGGACCTCAGTGACCTGGAGCTGGGCGACCTGCCCGCGCTGGACGCCGACTTCAGCCATATCGACTTGCTGCTGCTCGATAACGTGGGGCTGCAGGCAGACCCATCGCCGTTTCTGCAAGCCTTCACGCATCTGCGTGCGCTGGAGCTCAGGGCCAATCAACTGACCGCCGTGCCCGCGGCGGTCGCTCAACTGCCGTGGCTGGGCAGGCTGCACCTGGACCACAACCTGTTGCAGGCGAGCGACACCCTGTTCGCACCCCTGACAGGCTTGCAGCACCTGCGGTATCTGGCGCTCAGCGACAACCCCATGACCCTGTCCCCCGCGGCCATGCAGGACCTGGGTGGGTTGGGGAGCCTGCGTCAGCTCTATCTGGATAATGTTGCCCAGGGGCTTAGCGCGGCCGACGTCGGTCAGTTGGCGCGGCTGACGCAATTGCGTCTGCTCAGCCTGCGCGACAACGGCGCGCTGATCGACCGCCAGGGCGTGTTGGCGCTGGGACAGTTACCCCACCTGGAAACCCTGCGCCTGGCGGCCAACAGCGTGGCGCCAGGCGTCACGTTCGACGGTTTCGCGGCCCTGCGCGAACTGGACCTGGAGGGCTGTGAACTGGAGCAGTGGCCCGAGGGATTGTCGGCACTCATGAACCGCGCACCCTTGCGCCTGGAATGGGTGTCGTTGCTGGATAACCCCTTGGTGGAACTGCCGCCCTTGGCGCACCTGATGTTCTTTCGTGCGCCCCGGGCCCTGGGCATGCAACCGCTGGACATCGACCAGGGCGAACTGAGCAACGGCGCCCTGCAGCGCCTGCTGGATGCCGGCATCGAGCCGCACCTCGAAGAGCCAGTCGTAGCCGCAGGCGTGCCGCCGGTTCACTGGCGCCAAGGCCTGGATGCGGAGTTGGCCAATACGTTGCGTGAGTTGCAGGCGTTACCCGCAGCCGGGGATTTTCTCCTGGCGCTCGACCGTCTCGCCAGTTCGCCCACCACGTTACCCGGGCGGTTGGCCGCGCGCCTGCGCATCCACAGCCTGTTGCGCGCAATCAGCGTGCCCGCCGATGCGGTCGCCGACGCGGGGCTTACCCACCTGCGCGAGATGCTGTTCGCCGTGGCCGACGATGCCCTCAATACCTGCGGCGATGGTATTACGCTGGTGTTCAACCGCTGGGAAACCCATGTGCTGTTCTACCAGGCCAGCACCGCGGTGCAGGAGGGGCCGCAGGCCATGGCGCCGGTAGTGGCCATGGCGCGCGGGATCATGCAGGGCGAATTGCTCGATGAGCGCACCATGGCAGTGGTGCGCCGGCGGCAGGCGCGGCGGGCAGTGCTGTTCCCCCAGGCGGGCGGGCGCCTGGTGTTCGAGTGGGAAGTCGAGGCGTTGACCCCCGACCAGGCTGCGGCAGCACCCGCGCTGGACCCGTTGGATGACCTTGCCGACCGCGAGCTAATGGCCTCGCCCGACGAAGCGGAATTGCGTTTGCTACTGCGGCACACGCTGGCCATGCGCCTGGGGCTGCCCTTGCTGCCGGCGCCCATGCTGTACGGTGAGTTGGCCTCCGAGCAGATGATGCTGCGCATGGCGGCGTGGGTGGAACAACAGGCCACGCCCCAGCGTCTGGAGGACTGGCTGGTGAACGAGCCAGCCTGGCGCGACCTGCTGCGCAGGCGCTCACCGGCGCCCTTCGAGCGGTTGCAGGCCCATTGGTACAGCGGCCAGGAATACCTGTTCGAATTAAGCCGCCCGCAACCGGATATCCAACCCTTGGCTGCGGATGTGCTCGCGGCGATCCGCGGCGAGCCAGTGGCGGGTCATGAGCCGGTGACGCCGGACCTGCAGTTGAGCGAAGCGGATCAGGAAGCAGCCCGCCAACGCCTGGGCGCGGCCGAGCGAGCAGCGTTCGATGCCCTGGTACGGACCATGACGCGCGAGTTCCTGTAA